The Mixta hanseatica genome includes a region encoding these proteins:
- a CDS encoding peptidase domain-containing ABC transporter translates to MAYSKLNINFNLTRRLPVILQTETSECGLACITMIANYWGCDYNLLDIRRRFLLSYRGTTLKDLVTIAEDLQFTSRPVRIELEQLHHLKCPCILHWNFNHFVVLKKANRRYLIIHDPGVGNCKISFGKCSHHFTGIALELMPKHSFKEEKSRIKVSFSSVMGKITGLKKGLLQLVLLGIMLQFCTLMGPLYLQWIVDEAIVTADRNLIMVLGIGFLLLVFLRTAIEAIRSWLTTILSTQLNFQWAGNVFSHVLKLPLAWFQRRHLGDITSRFNSIQEIQDGLTTKVVTGILDGLLVISTLLMMFLYSARLAIISFFAILLYAGLRWLAFKKQRYATSEFIINRANQESYFLESMRGIQSIRLYGNAEYRHIGWINLLAKEFNANLILERLSISFQAANTLLFNAERIIIIWLAALFILNNEFSVGMLLAFMSYKEQLSERIVSLIDNLCTIAMLKLHVERLADVVFSPPEKHPPYPETFHYDIHKLTTQIKLRNVCFRYSTYEPFILENINLTIPANQSIAITGPSGCGKTTLLKLLLGLLTPTAGVILIGNVPLTRLNVTSLRTIIGSVMQDDHLFSGSIADNICFFAAEPDRERIESCAAMAVIHDEILAMPMGYNTLIGDIGSGLSGGQKQRILLARALYRQPKILALDEATSHLDTGNEQAVNRIISKFNLTKLIVAHRKETIMMANRVLTIEKANIISDYYNERAS, encoded by the coding sequence ATGGCATATAGTAAGTTAAACATCAATTTTAACTTAACCAGACGCTTGCCAGTAATATTGCAAACGGAAACTTCTGAGTGCGGACTGGCCTGTATAACTATGATCGCCAATTACTGGGGCTGTGATTATAATTTATTGGATATAAGACGGCGTTTTTTATTGTCATATCGTGGAACAACATTAAAAGATCTGGTTACTATTGCTGAAGATCTCCAGTTTACTTCCCGGCCTGTAAGAATAGAGCTGGAGCAGCTTCACCATCTGAAATGCCCATGTATATTACACTGGAACTTTAATCACTTCGTTGTACTGAAGAAAGCAAACCGTCGCTATCTTATTATCCACGATCCCGGCGTGGGTAACTGTAAAATTTCTTTCGGGAAATGTTCCCATCATTTTACTGGCATCGCGCTTGAATTAATGCCCAAACATTCCTTTAAGGAAGAAAAGAGCAGAATAAAAGTCTCTTTTTCTTCGGTTATGGGAAAAATAACAGGACTTAAAAAAGGTTTATTACAGCTGGTGTTACTGGGAATAATGTTACAATTTTGTACGCTTATGGGTCCCCTTTACTTACAATGGATAGTTGACGAAGCTATAGTTACCGCCGATCGCAACTTGATTATGGTTCTGGGTATTGGCTTTCTCCTACTCGTCTTTTTGCGCACCGCTATCGAAGCTATTCGTTCATGGTTAACAACCATTTTATCTACCCAGCTTAATTTCCAATGGGCGGGCAATGTTTTTTCTCATGTACTGAAACTACCTTTAGCGTGGTTCCAGCGGCGGCACTTAGGCGATATAACATCAAGATTTAATTCTATCCAGGAGATTCAGGACGGCCTAACCACCAAAGTCGTCACCGGTATTTTAGATGGTTTGCTCGTGATAAGTACGCTTTTAATGATGTTTCTATATAGCGCCAGGTTAGCTATTATTTCTTTTTTCGCCATATTACTCTATGCTGGATTAAGATGGCTAGCGTTCAAAAAACAGCGCTACGCTACTTCGGAATTTATCATTAACAGAGCTAACCAAGAAAGTTATTTTTTAGAATCTATGCGCGGCATACAAAGCATACGCCTGTATGGTAATGCGGAGTATCGTCATATAGGCTGGATAAATTTGTTAGCAAAAGAGTTCAACGCTAACCTGATACTGGAAAGATTAAGCATTTCTTTTCAGGCTGCAAATACGCTACTTTTTAATGCTGAAAGAATTATTATAATATGGCTGGCGGCTTTATTTATTTTAAACAATGAATTTTCTGTAGGTATGCTCCTTGCTTTTATGTCCTATAAAGAGCAATTAAGCGAGCGTATTGTTTCTTTGATTGATAACCTTTGTACTATAGCCATGTTAAAATTACACGTTGAGCGTCTGGCTGATGTTGTGTTTAGCCCGCCGGAAAAACACCCGCCATACCCGGAAACGTTTCATTACGATATTCACAAACTGACAACGCAGATAAAGTTAAGAAATGTCTGCTTTCGTTACTCCACTTATGAACCTTTTATCTTAGAAAATATCAACTTAACTATCCCAGCGAATCAGTCAATCGCTATTACCGGCCCGTCCGGTTGCGGAAAAACCACATTATTGAAATTATTATTAGGATTACTAACCCCAACAGCAGGTGTAATATTGATCGGTAATGTTCCCTTGACGCGCCTTAATGTTACCAGCCTCAGAACTATTATTGGCAGTGTAATGCAAGATGACCATCTATTTTCTGGCAGCATAGCCGATAACATCTGCTTCTTTGCTGCTGAGCCAGACAGGGAACGGATTGAGTCCTGCGCGGCGATGGCCGTTATTCATGATGAAATCTTAGCTATGCCCATGGGTTACAATACTTTGATTGGCGATATCGGTAGCGGTCTGTCCGGAGGGCAAAAACAGCGGATATTACTCGCCCGAGCGCTATACCGGCAGCCGAAAATACTGGCGCTGGACGAAGCGACAAGCCATTTAGATACAGGTAATGAACAGGCGGTAAATCGTATAATTTCGAAATTCAACTTAACCAAATTAATTGTTGCACACAGAAAAGAGACGATTATGATGGCTAACAGAGTACTCACAATAGAAAAAGCAAACATTATTTCTGATTACTACAATGAAAGAGCCAGTTAG
- a CDS encoding aspartyl protease family protein: MNFLRFLLAFSIISTQAAAGKTAQFRVDFDKNFNLPLISLTIYGDAQRFIFDTGTQNGLHLPAEMIKQIPTLRLTDDKQKSIDLAGQVSETRTFSIDRLDIAGLRFSNINGTEYKPWGLDYASPAEIQPETDTRQPDYPVIGLSFFHDHIITLDFSASTLIIDDGQQTEPASAENDWIALPFVYNQHEGIVISVSDGEKDYKFILDSAASTTVIRSRALANSTAVKRNQEDKYSYIEVTPTGLQRLAKPIEAIVFDSLPDAFQADGLLGVNFLQQYLIKIDQKNKRLWLKPAHSVAG; encoded by the coding sequence GTGAATTTTCTACGATTTCTATTAGCCTTTTCAATCATCTCTACGCAAGCAGCGGCAGGAAAAACGGCGCAATTCCGGGTGGATTTTGACAAAAACTTCAACCTTCCGCTAATATCACTGACGATTTACGGTGATGCACAGCGTTTTATTTTTGATACGGGAACCCAAAATGGCCTTCATCTTCCCGCCGAGATGATAAAGCAAATCCCCACCTTACGCCTGACCGATGACAAGCAGAAAAGCATTGACCTTGCAGGTCAGGTTTCTGAAACCCGTACCTTTTCGATTGATCGTCTCGATATTGCAGGGCTGCGCTTTAGCAATATAAATGGCACGGAATATAAGCCGTGGGGACTGGATTATGCCAGCCCGGCGGAAATCCAGCCGGAAACCGACACCCGGCAGCCCGATTATCCCGTTATCGGTCTGAGTTTTTTTCACGATCACATTATTACGTTAGATTTCTCCGCCAGCACTTTAATTATCGATGACGGTCAACAAACGGAACCAGCTTCTGCTGAAAATGACTGGATAGCTTTACCCTTTGTTTATAATCAGCATGAAGGAATAGTAATTTCTGTCAGCGACGGTGAGAAAGATTATAAGTTTATTCTGGATAGCGCAGCATCAACAACCGTTATCAGGTCCCGCGCGCTCGCTAATAGCACGGCGGTGAAACGTAACCAGGAAGATAAATATTCTTATATTGAAGTTACACCTACCGGGCTGCAACGCCTGGCGAAGCCTATTGAGGCGATTGTATTTGATTCCCTGCCTGATGCGTTTCAGGCCGACGGGCTGTTGGGGGTTAATTTTTTACAGCAGTACCTGATAAAAATTGATCAAAAAAATAAGCGGCTATGGCTGAAACCAGCGCACTCTGTTGCCGGTTAA
- the gyrA gene encoding DNA topoisomerase (ATP-hydrolyzing) subunit A: MSDLAREITPVNIEEELKSSYLDYAMSVIVGRALPDVRDGLKPVHRRVLFAMSVLGNDWNKPYKKSARVVGDVIGKYHPHGDSAVYDTIVRMAQPFSLRYMLVDGQGNFGSIDGDSAAAMRYTEVRMSKIAHELLADLDKETVDFVPNYDGTEQIPEVLPTKVPNLLVNGSSGIAVGMATNIPPHNLTEVINGCLAYIDDENISVEGLMEHIPGPDFPTAAIINGRRGIEEAYRTGRGKIYIRARGEVETDAKTGRETIVIHEIPYQVNKARLIEKIAELVKDKRIEGISALRDESDKDGMRIVIEVKRDAVAEVVLNNLYSLTQLQVSFGINMVALHQGQPKIMALKDILEAFVRHRREVVTRRTIYELRKARDRAHILEGLAIALANIDPIIELIRRAPTPAEAKAGLVAQAWELGHVSAMLERAGDNAARPEWLEEQFGIREGRYYLTEQQAQAILDLRLQKLTGLEHEKLLDEYKELLEQIAELIHILESAERLMEVIREELEAIRDQFGDQRRTEITANSADINIEDLINQEDVVVTLSHQGYVKYQPLTDYEAQRRGGKGKSAARIKEEDFIDRLLVANTHDTILCFSSRGRLYWMKVYQLPEASRGARGRPIVNLLPLEANERITAILPVREYTEGTNIFMATASGTVKKTSLTEFSRPRSAGIIAVNLREDDELIGVALTEGSNEVMLFSAAGKVVRFSEQAVRAMGRTASGVRGIKLAEGDRVVSLIVPRDEGAILTVTQNGYGKRTANSEYPTKSRATQGVISIKVTDRNGPVIGAVQVEDSDQIMMITDAGTLVRTRVSEVSIVGRNTQGVILIRTAADENVVGLQRVAEPVEEEELDAIDGSVAEGEEDIAPEVETDDDIADGEEE; this comes from the coding sequence ATGAGCGACCTTGCCAGAGAAATCACACCGGTTAATATCGAAGAAGAACTGAAAAGCTCTTATCTCGATTACGCCATGTCGGTCATCGTTGGCCGTGCATTACCAGATGTTCGCGATGGCCTGAAACCTGTCCATCGCCGCGTGCTTTTTGCCATGAGCGTGCTGGGGAACGACTGGAACAAACCTTACAAAAAATCAGCCCGTGTCGTTGGCGACGTCATCGGTAAATATCACCCGCACGGCGATTCCGCCGTCTATGACACCATCGTGCGTATGGCGCAGCCGTTCTCGCTGCGTTATATGCTGGTGGATGGGCAGGGCAACTTCGGTTCCATCGACGGCGACTCCGCCGCGGCGATGCGTTACACCGAAGTACGCATGTCGAAAATTGCCCACGAACTGTTGGCGGATCTGGATAAAGAGACCGTTGATTTCGTGCCGAACTATGACGGCACCGAACAGATTCCGGAAGTACTGCCGACCAAAGTGCCTAACCTGCTGGTTAACGGCTCGTCCGGTATCGCGGTAGGTATGGCGACTAACATTCCGCCGCACAACCTGACCGAAGTGATTAACGGCTGTCTGGCCTATATCGACGATGAAAATATCAGCGTTGAAGGGCTGATGGAGCATATCCCGGGACCGGATTTCCCTACTGCCGCTATCATCAACGGTCGTCGCGGTATCGAAGAAGCCTATCGCACCGGCCGTGGTAAAATTTATATCCGCGCCCGCGGCGAAGTGGAAACCGATGCCAAAACCGGTCGCGAAACCATCGTCATTCACGAAATTCCTTATCAGGTCAACAAAGCGCGCCTGATCGAGAAAATCGCTGAGCTGGTGAAAGATAAGCGTATCGAAGGCATCAGCGCGCTGCGTGATGAGTCCGATAAAGACGGCATGCGCATCGTGATCGAAGTGAAGCGCGATGCAGTGGCGGAAGTGGTGCTGAATAACCTCTATTCGCTGACTCAGCTGCAGGTCTCTTTCGGTATCAACATGGTGGCGCTGCATCAGGGTCAGCCGAAAATTATGGCGCTGAAGGATATTCTTGAAGCCTTCGTTCGCCACCGCCGTGAAGTGGTGACGCGCCGTACGATCTATGAGCTGCGCAAGGCGCGCGATCGCGCGCATATCCTGGAAGGCCTGGCGATTGCGCTGGCGAATATCGACCCGATCATTGAGCTTATCCGCCGCGCGCCGACGCCGGCCGAAGCGAAAGCCGGGCTGGTTGCGCAGGCGTGGGAGCTGGGCCACGTTTCCGCCATGCTGGAACGCGCGGGCGATAACGCCGCACGTCCCGAGTGGCTGGAAGAGCAGTTTGGCATTCGCGAAGGTCGCTACTACCTGACCGAGCAGCAGGCGCAAGCCATTCTTGATCTGCGTCTGCAAAAGCTGACCGGTCTGGAACATGAGAAGCTGCTGGACGAGTACAAAGAGCTGCTGGAGCAGATTGCCGAGCTGATCCACATTCTGGAAAGCGCCGAGCGCCTGATGGAAGTGATCCGTGAAGAGCTGGAAGCGATTCGTGACCAGTTTGGCGACCAGCGCCGTACCGAAATTACCGCCAACAGCGCCGATATCAATATCGAAGATCTGATCAACCAGGAAGATGTGGTAGTCACCCTGTCGCATCAGGGCTACGTGAAGTATCAGCCGCTTACCGATTACGAAGCGCAGCGTCGCGGCGGTAAGGGTAAATCGGCGGCGCGCATCAAGGAAGAGGACTTTATCGATCGTCTGCTGGTGGCGAATACGCACGATACCATCCTCTGCTTCTCCAGCCGTGGCCGACTCTACTGGATGAAAGTCTATCAGCTGCCGGAAGCGAGCCGTGGCGCGCGTGGACGTCCTATCGTCAACCTGCTGCCGCTGGAAGCCAACGAGCGTATTACCGCCATTCTGCCGGTGCGTGAATACACCGAAGGCACCAATATCTTTATGGCGACCGCCAGCGGCACCGTGAAGAAAACTTCGCTGACCGAGTTCAGCCGTCCACGCAGCGCCGGTATCATCGCCGTCAACCTGCGTGAAGACGACGAACTGATCGGCGTGGCGCTGACCGAAGGCAGCAACGAAGTGATGCTGTTCTCCGCCGCCGGTAAAGTAGTGCGCTTCTCCGAGCAGGCAGTGCGCGCCATGGGCCGTACTGCTTCCGGTGTGCGCGGTATCAAGCTGGCGGAAGGGGATCGCGTGGTCTCGCTGATCGTGCCGCGTGACGAAGGCGCCATCCTGACGGTAACGCAGAATGGCTACGGTAAACGTACCGCGAACAGCGAATATCCAACCAAGTCGCGTGCGACGCAGGGCGTTATCTCGATCAAAGTAACCGATCGCAACGGGCCGGTTATTGGCGCGGTGCAGGTGGAAGACAGCGATCAGATCATGATGATCACCGATGCCGGAACCCTGGTGCGCACCCGCGTGTCGGAAGTCAGCATTGTTGGCCGTAACACCCAAGGCGTGATTCTGATCCGCACCGCAGCGGATGAGAACGTGGTCGGCCTGCAGCGCGTTGCTGAGCCGGTGGAAGAAGAAGAGCTGGACGCCATTGACGGCAGCGTCGCGGAAGGGGAGGAGGATATCGCCCCGGAAGTGGAAACTGACGATGACATTGCGGACGGCGAAGAGGAATAA
- the ubiG gene encoding bifunctional 2-polyprenyl-6-hydroxyphenol methylase/3-demethylubiquinol 3-O-methyltransferase UbiG, with protein MNARAQMNNVDQAEIAKFEAVASRWWDLEGEFKPLHRINPLRLGYIAQHAGGLFGKKVLDVGCGGGILAESMAREGAQVTGLDMGAEPLEVARLHALESGVKLDYVQQTVEDHAEQHAGSYDVVTCMEMLEHVPDPRSVVLACARLVKPGGDVFFSTINRNAKSWLMAVVGAEYVLRMVPRGTHDAKKFIRPAELLHWVDETPLREKHIIGLHYNPLRDSFRLAPGVDVNYMLHTRHGDS; from the coding sequence ATGAATGCGAGAGCGCAGATGAACAATGTGGATCAGGCTGAAATCGCCAAATTTGAAGCGGTGGCGTCACGCTGGTGGGATCTGGAAGGCGAGTTTAAACCACTGCATCGCATTAATCCGCTGCGCCTTGGCTATATTGCCCAGCACGCGGGCGGCCTGTTCGGCAAAAAAGTGCTGGATGTCGGCTGCGGCGGCGGGATCCTCGCCGAGAGTATGGCGCGCGAAGGCGCGCAGGTTACCGGCCTGGACATGGGCGCGGAACCGCTGGAAGTGGCGCGCCTGCATGCGCTGGAAAGCGGCGTAAAGCTGGATTATGTGCAGCAAACGGTAGAAGACCACGCAGAGCAACATGCCGGCAGTTATGACGTGGTGACCTGTATGGAGATGCTGGAGCATGTGCCGGACCCGCGTTCGGTTGTGCTGGCCTGCGCCCGTCTGGTGAAACCGGGCGGCGATGTCTTTTTCTCAACCATTAACCGCAACGCGAAATCCTGGCTGATGGCGGTGGTCGGCGCGGAATATGTGCTGCGGATGGTGCCGCGCGGCACGCATGATGCGAAGAAATTTATTCGTCCGGCAGAGCTGCTGCACTGGGTGGATGAAACGCCGCTGCGCGAAAAGCACATTATCGGCCTGCACTATAATCCGCTGCGCGATAGCTTCCGCCTGGCGCCTGGCGTGGACGTTAACTATATGCTGCATACGCGCCACGGCGACAGCTGA
- a CDS encoding oligogalacturonate-specific porin KdgM family protein, with translation MNKQTLLCCGLLLASTHASAVIIDLRHEWLDDRKIHKDRVAVSHRFDNGIGFTLEAKWKSGGGDENKAFHDLISDGTENTLNYQFRPIKPWFVQPGFTLESNDEQSIYKPFLMTGYEFPNGIYINGRYRYEYTRESESDKEDMKTNRGEIWLGYDFTDWKVEYNYIYKHSDQVRFNNKKWDYEQNIKALWKFNQSWAPYIEVGDVSVRKTTDERQTRLRIGLQYKF, from the coding sequence ATGAATAAACAGACGTTATTGTGCTGCGGGTTGCTGCTGGCTTCGACCCACGCTTCGGCAGTGATTATCGATTTACGTCATGAATGGCTGGATGACCGAAAAATACATAAAGATCGCGTTGCCGTATCGCACCGCTTTGATAACGGCATCGGTTTTACTCTGGAAGCCAAGTGGAAATCGGGCGGCGGCGATGAAAATAAAGCTTTTCACGACCTGATCAGCGACGGCACAGAAAATACGCTGAACTACCAGTTTCGCCCGATTAAACCCTGGTTCGTGCAGCCGGGGTTTACCCTTGAATCTAATGATGAACAGAGTATCTATAAACCCTTTTTAATGACCGGTTATGAATTTCCTAACGGCATCTATATTAATGGCCGTTATCGCTATGAATACACCCGTGAAAGCGAATCTGATAAAGAGGATATGAAAACCAACCGCGGTGAAATATGGCTGGGCTACGATTTTACTGACTGGAAGGTAGAATATAATTATATCTACAAGCATAGCGATCAGGTGCGCTTTAATAATAAAAAATGGGACTACGAGCAAAATATAAAGGCGTTATGGAAATTTAATCAAAGCTGGGCGCCCTATATTGAAGTCGGCGATGTTAGCGTGCGTAAAACTACGGATGAACGCCAGACACGCCTGCGTATTGGTTTACAATATAAATTCTGA
- a CDS encoding right-handed parallel beta-helix repeat-containing protein, translated as MYKAFLGLVIASNGAAAALPPTASLEWHAITFGQSTDVNFATNVLPEKVGLNQVSFTDGSRAGAKGEKLRLPAILESRGGKIGNSHDGLTFYYTRLPANANMQLEAEISVDQFGPENGALPAGQEGAGLLVRDTLGKARHDPAQPGYEEFPAAANMVMNAITAVEMRSHHQVEATLISRNGVIQAWGNTGVEIKRQPYQSGIDLNQTPRFRLRLTRTDAGFSAAWAPAGSDKWHSQQTTDAERVTVLEPDAYYVGFFASRNARITVHSASLTLSEHQTQARQPFVSPQPPASVEIASAAVSATSGYRFQLRSSDDGQITVSSNGVVHLQDRSLKAGEMLSLPLTLSADSTRIDYRLETRQGKVLQDSLIVTRQSVADVSRLYASPQGKAQNDGSQQHPLDVATAAALLAPGGTLWLAPGDYALTTLAASSSGSVEQLKKLRPLAGKVVFHGLNLPASYWDIEHIEITEKSFNISGSHNQIRHVVAHHADDTGIWIASPAGVGRALWASHNLIAHAESWGNQDPGRINADGFAVKMRVGEGNRLLACFAHDNADDGFDLFNKIEDGANGVISIEHSVALRNTNNGFKLGGEGIPVAHRITDSVAIENGMDGFTDNFNPGRLMVKNNIAVNNRRFNFIFRAGPYTQPDKQGLFAGNLSLRHNAVKYADVVTGNIEKDNAFLLSEK; from the coding sequence ATGTACAAGGCTTTTTTAGGGTTAGTGATTGCCAGCAATGGCGCGGCAGCGGCTTTACCGCCAACCGCTTCGCTGGAATGGCACGCGATTACCTTTGGTCAGTCAACCGATGTGAATTTCGCTACCAATGTTCTGCCGGAAAAAGTGGGGCTGAATCAGGTGAGCTTTACTGATGGCAGCCGTGCAGGCGCAAAAGGCGAAAAATTACGGCTTCCCGCTATCCTGGAAAGTCGCGGCGGAAAAATTGGCAACAGCCATGATGGATTGACCTTCTATTACACCCGTCTGCCAGCTAACGCCAATATGCAACTGGAGGCCGAAATCAGCGTCGATCAGTTTGGGCCTGAAAACGGCGCGCTACCGGCTGGGCAGGAGGGCGCAGGACTGCTGGTGCGCGATACGCTCGGCAAAGCCCGTCACGATCCGGCACAGCCTGGTTATGAAGAGTTTCCTGCTGCCGCCAATATGGTGATGAATGCGATAACTGCCGTTGAAATGCGCTCGCACCATCAGGTAGAGGCCACGCTCATTTCCCGTAACGGCGTCATTCAGGCGTGGGGGAATACCGGCGTGGAGATCAAACGTCAGCCTTACCAGTCGGGTATCGACCTCAACCAGACGCCGCGTTTTCGGCTGCGCCTGACGCGCACCGATGCCGGCTTTAGCGCCGCATGGGCGCCAGCAGGCAGCGATAAATGGCATAGCCAGCAGACGACAGACGCGGAGCGGGTAACGGTGCTGGAGCCAGACGCGTATTACGTCGGCTTTTTTGCTTCACGCAATGCCCGCATTACCGTACACAGCGCCAGCCTGACGCTCAGCGAGCACCAGACACAGGCACGCCAGCCGTTTGTCAGCCCACAACCGCCCGCGAGCGTTGAAATCGCTTCAGCGGCTGTTTCCGCTACCTCAGGCTATCGGTTTCAGCTGCGTAGCAGCGATGACGGGCAGATAACGGTAAGCAGTAATGGCGTGGTGCATCTGCAGGATCGTTCGTTAAAAGCGGGAGAGATGCTAAGCCTGCCGCTGACCCTAAGCGCTGATAGCACGCGTATCGATTACCGGCTGGAGACCCGACAGGGCAAGGTGTTGCAGGATAGCCTGATCGTTACGCGGCAGAGCGTCGCGGATGTTAGTCGTCTCTACGCCTCTCCGCAGGGAAAAGCGCAGAACGACGGCAGCCAACAACATCCACTTGATGTCGCTACGGCGGCGGCGCTGCTGGCTCCGGGCGGTACGCTGTGGCTGGCGCCGGGCGACTACGCATTAACGACGCTGGCCGCCTCCAGCAGCGGCAGCGTTGAGCAGTTGAAAAAGCTCAGGCCGCTGGCGGGAAAGGTAGTTTTTCATGGATTAAATCTTCCGGCCAGCTATTGGGATATTGAACATATCGAGATAACCGAAAAGAGTTTTAATATCTCCGGCAGCCATAATCAGATCCGCCATGTTGTTGCTCATCATGCGGATGATACCGGAATCTGGATCGCTTCTCCGGCAGGTGTTGGGCGGGCGCTGTGGGCCAGTCATAACCTGATTGCTCATGCCGAATCCTGGGGAAACCAGGATCCCGGCCGCATCAATGCCGATGGCTTCGCGGTGAAAATGCGCGTGGGCGAGGGGAATCGGCTGTTAGCCTGCTTTGCGCATGATAATGCTGATGACGGTTTTGATCTGTTCAATAAGATTGAAGATGGTGCCAATGGCGTGATCAGCATTGAGCATAGCGTCGCGTTACGCAATACCAACAACGGCTTCAAGCTCGGCGGTGAAGGGATCCCGGTTGCGCATCGCATAACCGACAGCGTAGCGATAGAAAATGGCATGGATGGATTCACCGATAATTTTAATCCAGGCAGGCTGATGGTGAAAAATAATATCGCCGTGAATAACCGGCGTTTTAATTTTATCTTCCGCGCCGGGCCTTATACCCAGCCCGATAAACAGGGGCTGTTCGCCGGAAATTTGTCACTGCGGCATAACGCGGTAAAATATGCCGATGTGGTAACAGGAAATATTGAAAAAGATAACGCATTTTTATTAAGCGAAAAATAA
- a CDS encoding MFS transporter yields the protein MIKKSIPLGHNRKITLGHQLAYGGGNLLGSGALAIAGAWLLYFYTTFCGLSLLEASFIFSVASIIDAISNPIMGYLTDNFGNTWLGKRFGRRRFFLLIGAPLMVFYPLLWVEGFGFWYYLTTYVIFELIYTSVMVPYETLATEMTDDFALRSKLTGYKAIFGKIANFLAALIPGQFILLYGKESAQPFLYTGITYGVILFIAVGLLYWFSWERKETGIKEVRQKQSLWKTLTALARDMQSTFYLRVFRKHLGMYLFGFGAEWLFASVFTYYVVFVLLYDPAILAGLNSLNAILQLCSTAIFIALCVKRGFSKPYIWALSIVIFAVCCYSLLHFFNLPPQMATIAIVAITVIFGLGTGGVYYIPWTVYTFLADVDEVFTGRRREGIYAGAMTFSGKIMRSIIVFVMGAILSYYGFQSKSHTQPETAMHAISWVFFGGVIGLALIAIVFSRQMLLNRKTHLVVLEEVARIKAGGAQSDIKPEVREVIEALVGYPYEQCWGRSAICQKMKLAPLVSANTPESEPKQAPQA from the coding sequence ATGATAAAAAAATCAATACCTCTGGGACACAACAGAAAAATCACGCTGGGTCATCAACTGGCCTATGGCGGTGGCAATCTGCTGGGCAGCGGCGCGTTAGCGATCGCCGGCGCCTGGCTGCTCTACTTTTACACTACCTTTTGCGGTCTCTCTTTGCTGGAGGCCTCGTTTATCTTTTCGGTCGCCAGCATTATCGATGCCATCAGTAATCCAATAATGGGTTATCTAACCGATAACTTCGGTAATACCTGGCTGGGTAAACGTTTCGGCCGTCGGCGCTTTTTCCTGTTAATCGGTGCGCCGCTGATGGTGTTTTATCCGCTGCTGTGGGTTGAGGGCTTTGGCTTTTGGTATTACCTGACCACCTACGTTATTTTTGAGCTTATTTATACCTCCGTTATGGTGCCGTATGAAACGCTGGCCACCGAAATGACGGATGATTTTGCCCTGCGTTCCAAACTCACCGGTTATAAAGCGATATTTGGTAAAATCGCTAATTTCCTCGCCGCGTTAATCCCGGGCCAGTTTATTCTGTTGTATGGCAAGGAATCGGCGCAGCCGTTCCTTTATACCGGTATTACCTACGGCGTTATTTTATTTATTGCCGTGGGCCTGCTTTATTGGTTTAGCTGGGAACGCAAAGAGACCGGCATAAAAGAGGTACGGCAGAAGCAATCGCTGTGGAAGACCCTGACCGCGCTGGCGCGAGATATGCAATCCACCTTCTATTTGCGCGTGTTCCGTAAACATTTGGGCATGTATCTGTTTGGCTTTGGCGCGGAGTGGCTGTTCGCTTCGGTATTTACCTATTACGTGGTGTTTGTTCTGCTGTACGATCCGGCCATTCTTGCCGGGCTGAATAGCCTGAACGCCATTTTGCAGCTTTGTTCTACCGCCATCTTTATTGCGCTGTGTGTGAAACGCGGCTTCAGCAAACCCTATATCTGGGCGTTGAGCATCGTGATTTTCGCCGTCTGCTGCTATTCCCTGCTGCACTTTTTCAACCTGCCGCCGCAGATGGCGACCATCGCTATTGTGGCAATCACCGTTATTTTCGGCCTTGGCACCGGCGGCGTCTATTACATTCCGTGGACGGTCTACACCTTCCTGGCGGATGTCGATGAGGTCTTTACCGGCCGCCGCCGTGAAGGCATCTACGCCGGGGCGATGACCTTCTCCGGTAAGATCATGCGTTCGATTATTGTATTTGTGATGGGCGCTATCCTCAGCTATTACGGCTTTCAGTCGAAATCCCATACTCAGCCTGAAACGGCAATGCACGCGATATCATGGGTGTTCTTTGGCGGGGTGATTGGCCTGGCCCTTATTGCCATTGTTTTCAGCCGACAGATGCTGCTTAACCGCAAAACGCATTTGGTGGTGCTGGAAGAGGTGGCGCGCATCAAAGCGGGCGGTGCGCAGAGCGATATCAAACCGGAAGTCCGGGAGGTTATCGAGGCGCTGGTGGGCTATCCCTACGAGCAGTGCTGGGGCCGCAGCGCTATCTGCCAGAAGATGAAGCTGGCTCCGCTGGTCAGCGCAAACACGCCAGAGTCGGAGCCGAAGCAGGCACCCCAGGCATAA